Part of the Nitrosopumilus piranensis genome is shown below.
AAATCTGAAGAATTCCTAGATTTTATAAAAGCAGATTTTGGATTATCAAATATGGTAAAATTAGCAACACGTCACCCAAAACTTGCTGTCAGACAATTATTTAATTTAGTCAAGGGCAAAAACTAGTCTTCTTTTTGCAACAAGATTCTAAAATCAAGCCATGGTAACTACCCCAGGGTAGTTGCAGGACTTGAAATAGGGCACGGTATTGGTCTGGTCTGTCTTTACAGACATACAAATTGAATGAAATTGCTCAGCAGTACAAAGACTACAATCTCTACAAATCATGATGTTAGGTTTCATACAATGAGCACATTTTGTGTGCTCTGTCAATTTTCCACCACATCTTCTGCATGATTCATCAGGCATTTCTATTCAAAAGATATTTAGAAAAATTGAATATAAGCAGCACGTAGAAATTATTCATATCAATGATCAGTAAGACGAAGATTATAATGTAATTTAAAAAAACAAATTCCATGGATAGGGTTAGAAAAACATTTGATGAGTGGGCTCAAAATGGCAGGGCCGAATTAATGGAGATAGAACATGGAAAAAACGTATCTAAGTTTTTAGAAAAAGTGTCATTTGACAAACCTTTTAGTTTTCTTGATGTAGGATGTGGAAATGGATGGGTCGTAAGAAAAATTTCCAAAGAAAGTAACTGCAAAAAAGCAGTAGGGATTGATAAAAGCAAAAAAATGATCATTCAAGCAAAAAAGAAGAAAGATAATAAAAATCAAGAATTCATTCATACAAATATAGAATCATGGAAATATAGAGGAAAATTCAATTTCATTTTTTCAATGGAGACTCTATATTATTCAGATTCCATAGAGGAAGCACTCAAAAAAATTTACAGATTGTTAAAATCAGGAGGACAGTTTTTTTGTGGTACAGACTTTTATGCAGACAACAAAGCAACTGCAAGGTGGGCAGATGTAATGAAAATACAGATGCATTTGCACTCAAAAAAAGAATGGAAACAGTTTTTTGAAACTGCAGGATTTCATGTAAAAACTAAACACGTCAAAGATTTGAAAAGTAAAAAGAAATGGAAAAGAGAGTTTGGAACTTTGTTCATCATAGGCACAAAAGTCTAAGGTAATATTCAAATTCAATAAACAGATACCATAACTATGTGAGCTGGAGCACGACACGCTGCTACGGCAGAGGAAACTCCTCCCTCCATACAGGAAATGTGATCTGGAGATAGATAATCAGAGATGATTGGCAACGGAGCAGAAAAAAATCCAATATGGCGCACTATGATGGCAAAACCTGAGGTTTCCATAAAAGGAATGAAAAAGCCGACCCACATGGAGCAAAGCCAAACAGAACTGTAAGTTCCTGTACCAAGTTCAGGTAGGCTGCAAAGCGAAATATCGTGAAAACAGAAGGAGGGTTACTCCCAGCACACACTTTTAATTTTTAATTTCATAGTATTCAACTGGATGAGAAAACTGTCTGTTATAATCAACTTCTCTCCAAAATTTTTCTTCGTCAATTTTTTTGCCTTCAAAAATCCAAACGTTTAGAATTTTTTGCATGTACATTTGTGTAGTCTCATCAATCTCAGGTCTAGTACCAGTTTCTTTTTCTATTCTATCCCTTTCTTCTTTGAATGTTTTAAGTAGTCCTTTGAGAGTTTCCCCATTAATTTGAGCTGCCTTTTTTGCTTTAGCAAATTTCAAATCTTTTTTAAAATTGGATAAAAAACCCATAGTAAAACTAGAAAACTTTTCTAAAAATCTAACTCATAGAGTTGGCTTGTTCTTTACAGATTTCTGCATTACATCCACATGTTGCATCACACAAACATGCACCTTGCATTTCACAATCACATTCAGATCCCATATCGGCTGATGCTGCACACCCACATGCTGCCTCTTCAATTGCACCCTCAGGTTGTGGAGGATTTGGTTCAGTGGGTTCAGATGTTTCATCATAAACACTACGTGTCTGCTGATAACCAGCATCGTCTTTTAGTTGGGCTTCTCCTCTGTTGGTCTGATAACCACCTGATGAGGCGCTAGTTTGATAGCCTTGTAATCTACTTGGATCAATTCCTTGCTGACCCTCTTTTGTGTTCTTTAGTTGACGATTACTAAACATAAAGAATGCACCACCTGCAATTGCGGCAATTGCAGCCATTCCATAAATAATCATAACAGGGAAATCACCTGTAGAAGTCGTAGCATAATCTTCTGGAGGAGTTGGAGTTACACCTGCAATCTCTACACCATCAAAAATATCTAAAGCACCAAATCCAATTGCATACAAGTTTCCTTGATCTGAAGATTGAACACTTCTAACAACATATGGTTGGTCTGCAACAATTTCTGCTTCAAAGACTCTTTCGACTTGTCTTCCTTCTCTAATACTACTTTCACCCATAGTCCAACTAGAAACTACAAATCCAGAAATTTCTTGACTTAGACCAAAGGTTCCAGCATCAACATTAATTCCTGTTGGATCAAATAAGAAATGCCAGTTTGTTAATGGTTGTTGCAAGATAAAGTCAGCATTAATGAGATTTTTTCGTAAAACATCTTCAGCCTCAGTGCCTACAAAGAATGCTGCAGCTTCAGGTTCTACTTCAAGTAAAATGTTTATTGGAAAATTAATTTCATGTCCGTCAATGACAACATCACCATTTGCAGTTAGTCCTCTCCACCCCAAATCAACGAGTGTTTTTTGAGAGTCTTTGGTAATCACATAATTTGTTAAAGTTCCTTCAAGGATTACTCTATAATCAACAGATGTGTTGATGTTTCTTGCTTTAAGATGGATATCATAAGAAACATTCAAGTCAGAAATATGAGCCTGACTTCCATCTGCTTTAATTTTATCATTAAGTTGTCTTATCAAATTTTGAACACCAGGATCTGATGAATCAGCAGTTCCTTCAATGGTCCATTCTTGGCCTCTTAAGACATCAAAGAGTTGGCCACCATTTGGGTACTCGATGAATACGGTCTTTTGATAATTCATCTTAAATGGAGAACTTTCACTGTTTGGATTGATTTTTGCATCCATTTGAGCAGCCCATACAGGACTAGTAGAACCAATAACAAGTAGACCAGCAAGTAAAATTGTTAAAGTGACTGCCCTAGACACGATCTAGAAAGCAATTATTTGTAGTAATAAACTTATCCAACGTAAAGATCGGTATTTTTTGAAAAAGTAATATGGAGTAAGGTCTTCAGACTTTGCAGTTTTAGGAGAAAATGGTATGATTACAGTTTTAGCAGGAGGGACAGGTTCAGTCAAACTAGTCAGAGGATTAGTTTCACAGGAATCCAAAGTTAATGTAGTCAGCAATGTGGGAGACAATTATTGGTTGTATGGACTGTATGTATGCCCAGATATTGATACAATTGTTTATGGATTAGCAGATTTGCTTGATCAAGAAAGAGGTTGGGGAATTAAAAAAGACACATTCAATTTTTTGCGTCAGATGGAAGTTTTTGGAGAAGAGACATGGTTTAGAGTAGGAGACAGAGATGCTGCAACACATCTAATTAGAACAAACATGTTAAAGAACGGAAAAAATCTTAGCGACATTACAAAATGGATGTGTGAAAAATTTGCAGTTAGTGCAAACATCATTCCAGTTACAGACAACAGCATTGAAACTAGAATTATTACAGATAAAGGAGAATTACATTTACAAGAATATTGGGTAAAGCATAGAGGAAAAGATCCTGTTGAAGGAATTCAATACATCGGAGCTGACAAAGCCCGCCCTAATCCTGAAGCAGTAAATGCAATACACGATGCAGACATGGTAATTTTAGCTCCAGGGAATCCATTGACTTCAATTGGACCAATGCTCCAGATCAAAGGAATTAGAAAAGAGTTATCCAAAATAAAGAAAAAAGTTGTAGCAATTAGTCCATTAATCGGAGATAATGCAATTAGCGGTCCTGCTGCAAAATACATGCAGGCTGCAGGCATAGAGTCAAATGCTTATGGATTAGCAAAGATGTATTCTGACGTATGTTCTAACATAATTGTTGATACCAAAGATAGAATGTTAGTAAAGAAGATTCAAAGTCTAGATATGAAAGTTTTTGAGACAAAAATTACTATGAAAAATAAATTAGCCGAAGATGCATTAGCAAATTTCATCCTAAAACAAGTACACGTATAATTTGAAAATAGCTGCAATAATTCCTGTAAAGACTTTCTCTAATGCAAAAACGCGTTTAGATTTATCTCCTCAAAAAATTGAAGATTTGTGCAAAGTGATGTTAGAAGAAATTCTACATACAGTTTCGATTTCCCCACAAATTGACAAAGTCATCATGGTGACAAAAGAAGAAAAAGCAATTGAGATAGGCAAAAAATTTAACACTAATACCATAATTGATGAAAAAGAAGAAAGTGTAAACAGCGCAGTTGTACTTGCAGACAAGTATCTCTTAGAGAACAATTATGATGCATCCATTGTTTTTCCTCAGGATATACCATACATCAAAACCCAAGATATTGATTTTATGCTAAATTACAAGTCACCTCCCAATTTTGCCATAATTGTTCCATCAAGAAGATTTGATGGCACTAATGCACTAGTCAGAATGCCAATCGATTTAATGGAGACTCATTATGATGAAGACAGTTACAAGATTCACATGAATACTGCAAAAGAGCACACACTAAATGTTGCAATGGTATTTGTAAAAAGAATCATGTGGGATATAGACAATTCCGAAGATTTGAAATTCCTTTTAGAGCAAAAAGAAAAACCACACATTGCAGAAAAAATTAAAAATATTTTGGAAATAGACTAAAAGAATCAAAAAATATCCAGAAAATTACCTTTTTTTTAGGTACGATCACCAGCAGACTTATAAGGTATGGTTTAGAAAATGTTAAATATTATCATAAAAGGTTTTGGGAGATTAAGATGGTTAAAACAGTAAATCCAAAGGACAGATGTCCAAGATGCGGAAAAGGCACACTAGTTACCGATGCCAATACAGGAGAGAATTTTTGTGGCAAATGTGGATTTGTAATTACAGATAAAGTTGAAGAGTCAGGTCCAGAATGGAGATCATTTTCAAACGAAGGTGAAAACAAAAGCAGAGCAGGTGTTCCAACATCACTTGCGATGCACGATATGGGACTGGCAACTGTAATCAATCCCCAAAACAGAGATGCTACAGGAAAACCACTAACAGCTTCTATGAAAAGCACCATTGAAAGATTAAGAACATGGGATAGCAGAAGTCAGGTTCATGAGCCAGTTGATAGAAACTTTAGACAAGCATTCAGTGAATTAGACAGACTCAAAGACAAACTTGCAGTAGGTGATGCAGTTATAGAAAAAGCAGCTTATATTTACAGAAAAGCACTTGAAAAAGGACTAGTTAGAGGTAGGTCTATTTCAGCCCTTATTGCATCAGCACTTTATGCAGCATGTCGTGATACTGAAACTCCAAGAACGCTAAAAGATATTGGTCAAGCAAGCAACATCAAAAGAAAAGACATTGCAAGATGTTACAGACTATTGTTAAGGGAATTAAATTTGAAGATGCCCGTTGTGGATCCAATTAAATGTATTTCAAGAATTGCAAGTAAAGCAGGACTATCAGAAAAAACAAAAAGAAAAGCAACAAAGATTTTACAAACAGCTGAAGAAAATAAAATTTCAGCAGGAAAAGATCCAATGGGATTGGCGGCGGCTGCACTTTATGTTGCATGTGTAACAAATGGTGAAAACAAAACACAAAGAGATGTTGCAGAAGCTGCAGGGGTTACAGAAGTAACAATTAGAAATAGATACAAAGGATTGAAAGTAGCCTTAAATCTCTAGTGCAGATTCTTTTTTGAAATAAAATCTACTTAGAAACAGCATCGCCACAGAGAATATTCCAGAGGCCAAAAGTAACAATTCTAAAGTAGACATTAGAGAATGCGAAAATGCGTTTTCAATAGATATAGAATTAATCTGTGAGATAAAAGTCGCATAAGAGAATATGAAGTAATTTGTTGCCCAATGAATTAACAGGGATGCAACAAAACCAAACCTAAGATAGACCCATCCTAAAATAATGCCACCCGCAGTTGCTTGTGCAAACTTGCCTTCACTCCAAGAATCTCCAAACGCAATGTGTGCAAATCCAAATAAAACACCAACAAAAACAATCAAGAATATAGCTTTTCTAGAATCATAAACATCAAGATTTCTAGGAGACCACAAACATTTTAGAAAATATTTTGGAGATGTTCTGTGAGAATAGAGTGCAAATAATGGAATTCCAAGTAGAATTAAACGAAACCCAACTTCTTCTATCAAAGGTGCAAGTGAAACATAGAAAAATTGAATCAAATCATTGTCATCAAGTGGAGGAACTGTAACAATACCAAATTGTTCTTGAACAAAATTAATCACCACAGAAACTAAAACTAAGATAGAAAGCCATTTTGTGACACCAATCATATAATTTGAAGTGGCATCATATTTTCCAAAAGAGATGATAGAAGTAAATGATTTTAAAAATCCTGTTTGGGGACCCAAAAGTGCAATTACAAACAATACAGCATAAAAAATCCACAAGACAACAAAGACATCACCTATGCTGATATTAGAAAAAGTCTGGTGTATTGAAGTTCCTTCAAAAAGTGCTAAATGAGTTACAGGGAAATCATAATTGATATCATTTCCAACATCACTTTCAAATATTACAAATGCGCCTATAGGAAAAGATACAAGAAGTAATCCAAAAATTACTGATAGTAATGCAGTAAAAGGAATTCCAATGGCTTGGAGTAACTTGGTTTTATTTTGCAATTTGCTTTAATGCAGTTCTATACTTTCTTCAGCAAAACCTAGGTTGGTCAATGTATCTTTGATGGTATCACGATGATCACCTTGTAAGAAAATATAACCTTCTTTGGCAGTTCCGCCACATGCATATTTGCTTTTGAGTTCTTTTGCAACAGTCTCTAAATTATTTAATTTAGGATCCAAGCCCTCAATCATAGTACCTTTTTTCTTAAATCGTCTTGTTTCTAATCGAATTATAATTTTGGTGCTATCTTTGGCAAGTTCACCGCATGCACACAAGTCCTCTGGAAGACCACAAGTATTACAAATTACTGCCATTCGTTCGAAATGAATTCAATTATACGCACTATTAAGCCTTGTTTGAATATAGAATATTTTAAAAAATAATGAGATTTTTTAGATAGAAAATACAAGAAGAACCGTGTCAAAAGATCTGACAAAAAAAGCAGCAGAGATGCTGTTGCAAGGGGCAACACTGCTTAGTGAACCCTGCCCCTACTGTAAGGGAGTAAGAGTGATGAAAGAAGGCCATGCATTATGCATAAGCTGTGGCCGTGAACCTGAAAAAAAAGAAATTCCAGAAACAAAACCAATTGAGGCTCAATCTCCAATTCTAGGTACTTTAGAAAAGAAACTACAAGTCCTATCAAAGGAATTAGAAGACGAAAAAAATCATGCTAAGCAACAAGAAATACTAAAATCAATAAATTCATTGTTAGAAACGATCGAAAAGATAAAAGACAAACAATAAAGTTTTTATGTCAAAATCCTTGTTTTGAGATAGAATGGCAGATAAGAAATCAGCACCACTCCCAGCATCAAGTGGAGGTCTCATGAGATTCTTTGAAGATGAGACAAAAGGATTCAGAGTGGATCCAAAAATCGTAGTATCAATTCCCATCAGCCTAATTGCAGTATCATGGGCAATCGATATCTTTCTAGCTCCGTGAAGAAACAATGGAAAAAGCACCAGATGATGTATCAAATATCCACAACAGGTTTTCCCTTACTCTAGTCAATCCGTCTTCACATTACTTTTCACTATTTGTCTCATTAGGGGTTGCTGCAATAATTTCACTGGCAACACTTTTGGGCTACTTTGGAACTAATATAGAAGAAACATGGCATGTAGTTCTTGCAGTAATCACGGTACTTTTCTTAACACAATTACTTGACACCAGATTCACAAAGAAAAAAGAATACTCAAAGTCATTGCATTCATCATTATTTGCAAACATGTTATGGGCAGCAACAGTATTGTTAGGACTACTTGCAAGTCTAGTGTTATCCAAAGAGCCATCATTGTTCTTGATCACATTTGGTATGTTTCTATTTGCAAGTTTTAGAATCGGGATTTACACAACAACACTTGGTGTAAGCATAAAGAGAGCATGGGCAATTTGCTTTGTTCAACCACTAGCAATGTTTTTGGCCTTAGTACCACAAGACCAATGGATTCCAATGCTAAGTGATCCACTTGCATTAGGATATGGAGTCTCATTTAT
Proteins encoded:
- a CDS encoding class I SAM-dependent methyltransferase, with the protein product MDRVRKTFDEWAQNGRAELMEIEHGKNVSKFLEKVSFDKPFSFLDVGCGNGWVVRKISKESNCKKAVGIDKSKKMIIQAKKKKDNKNQEFIHTNIESWKYRGKFNFIFSMETLYYSDSIEEALKKIYRLLKSGGQFFCGTDFYADNKATARWADVMKIQMHLHSKKEWKQFFETAGFHVKTKHVKDLKSKKKWKREFGTLFIIGTKV
- the cofD gene encoding 2-phospho-L-lactate transferase; protein product: MITVLAGGTGSVKLVRGLVSQESKVNVVSNVGDNYWLYGLYVCPDIDTIVYGLADLLDQERGWGIKKDTFNFLRQMEVFGEETWFRVGDRDAATHLIRTNMLKNGKNLSDITKWMCEKFAVSANIIPVTDNSIETRIITDKGELHLQEYWVKHRGKDPVEGIQYIGADKARPNPEAVNAIHDADMVILAPGNPLTSIGPMLQIKGIRKELSKIKKKVVAISPLIGDNAISGPAAKYMQAAGIESNAYGLAKMYSDVCSNIIVDTKDRMLVKKIQSLDMKVFETKITMKNKLAEDALANFILKQVHV
- the cofC gene encoding 2-phospho-L-lactate guanylyltransferase; the protein is MKIAAIIPVKTFSNAKTRLDLSPQKIEDLCKVMLEEILHTVSISPQIDKVIMVTKEEKAIEIGKKFNTNTIIDEKEESVNSAVVLADKYLLENNYDASIVFPQDIPYIKTQDIDFMLNYKSPPNFAIIVPSRRFDGTNALVRMPIDLMETHYDEDSYKIHMNTAKEHTLNVAMVFVKRIMWDIDNSEDLKFLLEQKEKPHIAEKIKNILEID
- a CDS encoding transcription initiation factor IIB, with translation MVKTVNPKDRCPRCGKGTLVTDANTGENFCGKCGFVITDKVEESGPEWRSFSNEGENKSRAGVPTSLAMHDMGLATVINPQNRDATGKPLTASMKSTIERLRTWDSRSQVHEPVDRNFRQAFSELDRLKDKLAVGDAVIEKAAYIYRKALEKGLVRGRSISALIASALYAACRDTETPRTLKDIGQASNIKRKDIARCYRLLLRELNLKMPVVDPIKCISRIASKAGLSEKTKRKATKILQTAEENKISAGKDPMGLAAAALYVACVTNGENKTQRDVAEAAGVTEVTIRNRYKGLKVALNL
- a CDS encoding CPBP family intramembrane glutamic endopeptidase: MQNKTKLLQAIGIPFTALLSVIFGLLLVSFPIGAFVIFESDVGNDINYDFPVTHLALFEGTSIHQTFSNISIGDVFVVLWIFYAVLFVIALLGPQTGFLKSFTSIISFGKYDATSNYMIGVTKWLSILVLVSVVINFVQEQFGIVTVPPLDDNDLIQFFYVSLAPLIEEVGFRLILLGIPLFALYSHRTSPKYFLKCLWSPRNLDVYDSRKAIFLIVFVGVLFGFAHIAFGDSWSEGKFAQATAGGIILGWVYLRFGFVASLLIHWATNYFIFSYATFISQINSISIENAFSHSLMSTLELLLLASGIFSVAMLFLSRFYFKKESALEI
- the yciH gene encoding stress response translation initiation inhibitor YciH — its product is MAVICNTCGLPEDLCACGELAKDSTKIIIRLETRRFKKKGTMIEGLDPKLNNLETVAKELKSKYACGGTAKEGYIFLQGDHRDTIKDTLTNLGFAEESIELH
- a CDS encoding Sjogren's syndrome/scleroderma autoantigen 1 family protein — protein: MSKDLTKKAAEMLLQGATLLSEPCPYCKGVRVMKEGHALCISCGREPEKKEIPETKPIEAQSPILGTLEKKLQVLSKELEDEKNHAKQQEILKSINSLLETIEKIKDKQ
- a CDS encoding preprotein translocase subunit Sec61beta, with protein sequence MADKKSAPLPASSGGLMRFFEDETKGFRVDPKIVVSIPISLIAVSWAIDIFLAP